One genomic region from Listeria monocytogenes encodes:
- a CDS encoding SDR family NAD(P)-dependent oxidoreductase — translation MNPFLKNKTVLITGASNGLGAEIARQVAMSGGNVIITARSTKKLIELQKDIHDNFSVEATYFTLDMTDFEQVKQVSAEINASYQIDVLVNCAGFGLFENAIDIPFETIEKMFDTNVLGLIQLTQLILPQMQARKAGHIINIASQAAKIATPKSTVYSATKYAVLGFSNALRLELMPDKINVTTINPGPIATNFFDVADKSGNYLETVGKLVLKPEKVAHKTVQIMGTKRREINLPFVMNIATRLYQVMPQVIEFFGKGAFLKK, via the coding sequence ATGAACCCTTTTTTGAAGAATAAAACGGTTTTAATTACTGGGGCTTCTAACGGTCTTGGAGCTGAAATCGCAAGACAAGTAGCTATGTCCGGTGGTAATGTTATTATAACAGCTAGAAGTACGAAAAAATTAATAGAGTTACAAAAAGATATACATGATAATTTTTCAGTAGAAGCGACTTATTTTACTTTAGATATGACTGATTTTGAGCAAGTGAAACAAGTCAGCGCAGAGATAAATGCATCGTATCAAATTGATGTATTAGTCAACTGTGCAGGTTTTGGTTTATTTGAAAACGCGATAGATATTCCATTTGAGACAATTGAAAAAATGTTTGATACGAATGTACTTGGCTTAATTCAACTCACACAACTGATTTTACCGCAAATGCAAGCGCGCAAAGCTGGACATATTATTAATATTGCCTCCCAAGCCGCTAAAATCGCTACACCAAAATCAACCGTTTACTCAGCCACGAAATATGCAGTTTTAGGTTTTTCAAATGCACTTCGTTTGGAACTAATGCCAGATAAAATCAATGTTACAACGATCAATCCTGGTCCAATTGCCACGAACTTTTTCGATGTAGCGGATAAATCAGGCAACTATTTAGAAACAGTTGGCAAATTAGTGTTAAAGCCAGAAAAAGTTGCGCATAAAACAGTGCAAATTATGGGAACTAAGCGCCGCGAAATCAATTTACCTTTTGTGATGAACATTGCAACACGACTTTATCAAGTAATGCCACAAGTTATCGAATTCTTCGGTAAAGGTGCGTTTTTAAAGAAATAA
- a CDS encoding GntR family transcriptional regulator, with the protein MKKLNKSSSTPLYMQLKNQLQEKIEQDMSVGDLLLTETEIEKMYHVSRMTVRKAIEELVNEGIVSKQQGKGTFVSQTKTTQGLGRIFSWSEEMKLQHKESKTISVEISAAIPSKKIRTALQLGKHEEVTCIRRVREIDGEPVAIMINYLRAKYVPGLLENGLKSDSLYHDLEEIYHISLVHADEIITARLSTPIESALLAVPEDSAVLHVRRTSYMKGNTPVEVVDMVARGDRYQYLAELEGRTKKHII; encoded by the coding sequence ATGAAAAAATTAAATAAATCATCTTCTACACCACTTTATATGCAACTGAAAAATCAACTACAAGAGAAAATTGAACAAGATATGTCTGTTGGAGATTTACTTTTGACAGAAACAGAAATTGAAAAGATGTATCATGTTAGCAGGATGACAGTTCGAAAAGCGATAGAAGAGCTGGTAAATGAGGGAATTGTAAGTAAACAACAAGGAAAAGGAACATTTGTGAGTCAAACAAAGACTACACAAGGACTTGGACGGATTTTTAGTTGGTCAGAGGAAATGAAACTACAACATAAAGAATCTAAGACTATCAGTGTAGAAATTTCTGCAGCAATCCCGTCAAAAAAAATTCGTACAGCACTCCAATTAGGCAAGCATGAAGAAGTAACTTGTATTAGACGCGTGAGAGAAATTGATGGTGAACCTGTTGCAATTATGATTAATTATTTACGCGCCAAATATGTTCCTGGTTTATTAGAGAATGGTTTGAAATCAGATTCCCTTTACCATGATTTGGAAGAAATTTATCATATTAGTTTAGTACATGCAGATGAAATTATTACAGCAAGATTATCTACCCCGATTGAATCTGCCTTGCTTGCAGTTCCAGAAGACTCTGCGGTGCTTCATGTGCGACGTACTTCCTATATGAAAGGCAATACCCCAGTGGAAGTGGTGGATATGGTAGCTCGCGGAGATAGGTACCAATATTTGGCTGAATTAGAAGGTAGAACTAAAAAACATATCATATAG
- the rnz gene encoding ribonuclease Z — MELVFLGTGAGVPSRGRNVTSIALSMLNERNAIWLFDCGEATQHQIMRSQIKLSKLEKIFITHMHGDHIFGLPGLLSSRSFQGGDSNLTIYGPAGIAEYVETSLRLSGTRLTYKINFEEIDPGVIFEDEMFLVTADDLDHGVRSFGYRIVEKDKQGALNAEKLKADGVEAGPVFQKLKNGEIVTLADGRVIDGKNYIGEPQKGKIISIFGDTRETSSELELALNADILVHEATFEGDKAKMAGEYMHSTTLQAAKLAKTANVKKLILTHISSRYDRDASKELLIEAKTIFENTEIAYDLAVFQVGE; from the coding sequence ATGGAACTTGTTTTTTTAGGAACTGGAGCAGGCGTACCGTCGCGAGGCCGTAATGTCACATCCATCGCACTTTCAATGTTAAATGAACGAAATGCAATTTGGCTTTTTGATTGCGGGGAAGCAACACAGCACCAAATCATGCGAAGCCAAATTAAACTAAGTAAACTAGAAAAAATCTTTATTACTCACATGCATGGAGATCATATTTTTGGACTGCCAGGCTTATTAAGTAGTCGTTCTTTTCAAGGAGGGGACTCTAATTTGACTATTTACGGTCCTGCCGGAATAGCAGAATATGTCGAAACTTCCTTAAGACTCAGTGGAACAAGACTTACATATAAAATTAATTTTGAAGAAATAGATCCAGGTGTCATTTTTGAAGATGAGATGTTTTTAGTTACAGCTGACGATCTTGATCACGGGGTACGTAGCTTTGGTTACCGTATTGTCGAAAAAGATAAACAAGGTGCACTCAATGCTGAAAAATTAAAAGCGGACGGCGTCGAAGCGGGACCAGTTTTTCAAAAGCTGAAAAACGGCGAAATCGTAACATTAGCTGATGGACGCGTCATTGATGGTAAAAATTATATTGGTGAGCCGCAAAAAGGGAAAATTATTAGTATTTTTGGTGATACAAGAGAAACCAGTAGTGAACTAGAATTAGCATTGAATGCCGATATTTTGGTTCACGAAGCAACATTTGAAGGCGATAAGGCAAAAATGGCAGGAGAATATATGCATTCGACAACGCTTCAAGCAGCCAAGCTTGCTAAAACCGCCAATGTCAAAAAATTAATTTTAACCCATATCAGCTCAAGATATGATCGAGATGCAAGTAAAGAACTATTAATAGAAGCAAAAACTATTTTTGAAAATACTGAAATAGCTTATGATTTAGCTGTTTTTCAAGTAGGAGAGTGA
- a CDS encoding PTS sugar transporter subunit IIB produces the protein MEILTVCGMGFGTSLMLLMEIQDMAKKHGFTVGGEATDLSSAKGRKCDMIVASSEIAKELAEEEVKVVPIINILDKKEIEEKVLPAIKQYFAS, from the coding sequence GTGGAAATTTTAACGGTTTGCGGAATGGGATTTGGAACTAGCTTGATGTTACTCATGGAAATTCAAGATATGGCAAAAAAACATGGCTTTACAGTTGGAGGGGAGGCAACGGATTTAAGTAGTGCGAAGGGGAGAAAGTGCGACATGATTGTTGCTTCCAGTGAAATAGCCAAAGAATTAGCAGAGGAAGAAGTCAAAGTTGTCCCAATCATTAATATTCTCGATAAAAAAGAAATAGAAGAAAAAGTTTTGCCAGCTATCAAACAATACTTTGCTTCATAA
- a CDS encoding PTS ascorbate transporter subunit IIC: MLTFITEIFSTPAFILGIIAAIGLIALRKTGSDIVKGTLKTIFGFIMLQQGSAIIVGSLIPFSTMFENAFQLKGVVAEDNAIAAAVQQILGTETSLILVFGFIINVILARTTRWKYIFLTGHMMFSFAATMAIVFDQMGFNSWQIILFGSIAQGISSIVFPALAQPFVRKVTGNDQVGFGFWGSSLVWATGWLGGKLGNKANSTEDLKVPKKLDFLKEMSVLMGIVMAVIYIFTSFFVDEPVMKELAGTQSNVLFAILQAFTFVVGILILLQGVRMFLGELVPAFKGISEKIVPGAIPALDVPVFYSFAPTATTIGFLCAVVGGLGATLVSTMLPVVVLPSVIGLFFMGGAAGVFGNAMGGRRGAIIAGLLLGFIFQMIVAIAYPILGLDGYGIQGLWFASTDAIIVIVIIRLIGALFGIAL; this comes from the coding sequence ATGCTTACTTTCATCACAGAAATTTTTTCTACGCCAGCTTTTATTTTAGGAATTATAGCCGCTATTGGGTTAATTGCCTTAAGGAAAACCGGTTCTGATATTGTAAAAGGAACATTAAAAACGATTTTTGGTTTTATTATGCTACAACAGGGATCCGCGATTATTGTTGGAAGTTTAATTCCATTTAGCACAATGTTTGAAAATGCTTTTCAACTTAAAGGGGTGGTTGCAGAAGATAATGCTATTGCAGCTGCTGTCCAGCAAATTTTAGGAACGGAAACGTCTTTAATTCTTGTATTTGGTTTTATTATTAATGTTATTCTTGCTAGAACAACCAGATGGAAATATATTTTCTTAACAGGGCATATGATGTTTTCCTTCGCAGCTACAATGGCCATAGTATTCGATCAAATGGGCTTTAATAGCTGGCAAATTATTTTGTTTGGTTCTATCGCACAGGGTATTTCGAGTATTGTTTTTCCAGCACTCGCACAACCTTTTGTACGCAAAGTGACAGGAAATGATCAAGTCGGTTTTGGCTTTTGGGGCAGTTCCCTTGTCTGGGCGACCGGTTGGCTTGGAGGGAAATTAGGAAATAAAGCTAATTCTACAGAAGACTTAAAAGTACCTAAAAAACTAGATTTTTTGAAAGAAATGTCTGTTTTAATGGGGATTGTTATGGCAGTGATTTATATATTTACTTCTTTCTTTGTGGATGAACCGGTGATGAAAGAATTAGCTGGCACACAAAGTAATGTATTATTCGCAATATTGCAAGCATTCACTTTTGTTGTCGGAATATTGATACTACTTCAAGGGGTCCGGATGTTTTTAGGTGAATTAGTTCCAGCGTTTAAAGGTATTAGCGAGAAAATTGTTCCCGGCGCAATTCCAGCTCTTGATGTTCCCGTTTTCTATTCATTCGCACCTACTGCAACGACCATTGGTTTTTTATGCGCAGTAGTTGGAGGGCTTGGAGCGACACTAGTTTCTACCATGCTTCCCGTTGTCGTACTTCCGTCTGTTATCGGATTGTTTTTTATGGGCGGAGCGGCTGGTGTATTTGGAAATGCAATGGGTGGTAGACGAGGAGCCATTATTGCTGGTTTATTATTAGGATTTATTTTTCAAATGATTGTAGCAATTGCTTATCCAATTTTAGGATTAGATGGTTATGGCATTCAAGGATTATGGTTTGCTTCGACGGATGCAATCATTGTTATCGTCATTATTCGATTAATTGGAGCATTATTTGGAATAGCACTTTAA
- the dinB gene encoding DNA polymerase IV, producing the protein MDTSRKIIHIDMDAFYASVEQRDHPEFRGKPLIIGGDPNKRGVVATCSYEARKFGVHSAMPTRQAAKLCPNGIFIHGNMAHYVEVSNQIREIFSRYTDIIEPLSLDEAYLDVTENKKGMKSATMVAREIQQTIYQELGLTASAGVSFNKFIAKIASDFKKPAGITVVAPEEAEAFLEQIPVTKFYGVGKVTAEKLHRLGIETGADLKKWSEWDLIRELHKHGYHLYRHVRGRSNNIVNPHRDRKSVGKETTFEFNVLDSRVLEQSLMQFAKKVEERLIKLQKHGKTVVLKLRYSDFTTITKRLTLNEYTNDASQIYQAAALLLRESYTGQDSIRLIGLTVTNLKPVYFENLRLEGL; encoded by the coding sequence ATGGATACGAGTAGAAAAATTATTCATATTGATATGGACGCTTTTTATGCATCTGTGGAACAACGCGACCATCCTGAGTTCCGAGGGAAGCCACTTATTATTGGTGGAGACCCTAATAAACGCGGAGTTGTTGCGACTTGTTCTTATGAAGCGCGCAAATTCGGTGTGCATTCAGCTATGCCCACCAGGCAAGCTGCTAAACTTTGTCCGAATGGCATTTTTATTCACGGCAATATGGCTCATTATGTAGAGGTTTCTAATCAAATCCGCGAGATCTTTTCCAGATATACGGATATTATCGAACCGCTCTCTTTAGATGAAGCTTATCTGGATGTAACTGAAAATAAAAAAGGAATGAAATCCGCCACAATGGTTGCACGCGAGATCCAGCAAACGATTTACCAAGAGCTTGGTCTGACTGCTTCTGCCGGCGTATCATTTAATAAATTTATCGCAAAAATCGCTTCTGATTTTAAAAAACCTGCTGGCATTACAGTAGTTGCACCAGAAGAAGCAGAAGCCTTTTTAGAACAAATACCAGTTACTAAATTTTATGGGGTAGGAAAAGTAACCGCAGAAAAATTGCATCGTTTAGGAATTGAAACAGGGGCGGATTTGAAGAAGTGGAGCGAGTGGGACCTTATTCGCGAATTACACAAACATGGATATCATTTATATCGACATGTTCGAGGTCGTTCTAACAACATTGTGAATCCGCATCGTGATCGCAAATCCGTCGGTAAAGAAACTACTTTTGAATTTAATGTCTTAGATAGCCGAGTTCTCGAACAAAGCCTCATGCAATTCGCCAAAAAAGTAGAAGAACGGCTCATTAAACTACAAAAACACGGTAAGACGGTAGTACTAAAACTACGCTACAGTGACTTTACAACAATTACTAAGCGCCTTACTTTAAACGAATATACTAATGATGCAAGTCAAATTTATCAAGCGGCAGCCCTTCTTTTAAGAGAAAGCTATACTGGTCAGGATAGTATTCGGTTGATTGGGCTTACTGTAACCAATTTAAAACCCGTTTATTTTGAAAATTTACGTTTAGAAGGACTTTAA
- a CDS encoding phosphotriesterase family protein: MEKKIRTVLGDISKESLGFTYSHEHLWCCPPSVQKDRDFELTDYESSLEELKTFQSIGGQTLVDASTLDYGRDGNKLKTMSEESGVNVLGVTGFNKHIYFPDWVQEESIEQITDRLIFDIEKGMDGSDARAGILKSGSWYNLIHPLENKVTRAVAWAQKETGAPIWLHTEAGTMGQEMLAILEEEGVNMELVAVGHSDRNADPYYHLKLAEKGAYVQFDGCGKVKYYPDSTRVELVKNMLENGFGDKLLISGDMGRKSYLHAYGGGPGFRFIKTKFIPRLLEEGVTEQQIQTIFYDNPANWLAKF, translated from the coding sequence ATGGAAAAGAAAATAAGAACGGTTCTTGGTGACATCTCGAAAGAAAGCCTTGGTTTCACATACTCACATGAACATTTGTGGTGTTGTCCACCTTCAGTACAGAAAGACCGTGATTTTGAATTAACAGATTATGAGTCCTCCTTAGAAGAATTAAAAACATTTCAATCTATTGGAGGTCAAACACTCGTAGATGCTTCGACGCTGGATTATGGTCGTGATGGAAATAAACTAAAAACTATGTCTGAAGAATCTGGCGTGAATGTTCTTGGTGTTACAGGATTTAATAAACATATTTATTTCCCGGATTGGGTACAGGAGGAAAGCATTGAACAAATTACAGATCGATTAATTTTTGATATTGAAAAAGGAATGGATGGTTCCGATGCTCGTGCAGGGATTTTGAAGTCAGGTTCATGGTACAACCTCATTCATCCATTAGAGAACAAAGTAACACGAGCTGTTGCATGGGCTCAAAAAGAGACTGGTGCACCAATTTGGTTGCATACAGAAGCTGGCACAATGGGGCAGGAAATGCTTGCTATCTTAGAAGAAGAAGGCGTGAATATGGAGCTGGTAGCTGTTGGACATAGCGATCGCAATGCAGATCCGTACTATCATCTGAAATTAGCTGAAAAAGGGGCTTATGTTCAGTTTGATGGTTGTGGAAAAGTAAAATACTATCCTGATAGTACAAGAGTTGAACTAGTGAAAAATATGCTTGAAAATGGTTTTGGGGATAAATTACTCATCTCGGGAGATATGGGAAGAAAAAGTTATCTGCACGCATATGGTGGCGGTCCAGGATTTCGTTTTATAAAAACAAAATTTATTCCAAGGCTTTTAGAAGAAGGCGTAACGGAGCAACAAATACAAACTATATTTTATGATAATCCAGCCAACTGGCTAGCCAAATTTTAG
- a CDS encoding PTS sugar transporter subunit IIA: MLPITLEQIELDVEVESPVDAIRAAGNLLVKTESASSDYVDAMVASYEKLGPYIVLAPHIAIPHARPEHGVKKQCMSIVRLKKPIKFGHPANDDVSLVIAIGGVDTNFHIKMLQALSELLTDEDKLKRLKTSTDKAEILCTINKEEK; this comes from the coding sequence TTGTTACCAATTACTTTAGAACAAATTGAATTGGATGTGGAGGTAGAAAGTCCGGTAGATGCTATCAGAGCTGCCGGAAATCTCTTAGTAAAAACTGAAAGCGCTTCATCTGATTATGTAGATGCAATGGTAGCTAGTTATGAAAAATTAGGTCCTTATATAGTCCTAGCACCACATATTGCAATTCCACATGCGCGGCCCGAACACGGGGTGAAAAAACAATGCATGTCAATTGTTCGTTTGAAAAAACCGATTAAATTTGGGCACCCAGCCAATGACGATGTGAGTCTGGTTATCGCAATTGGAGGTGTAGATACCAATTTCCACATCAAAATGCTCCAAGCGCTTAGTGAATTATTAACCGATGAAGATAAATTAAAAAGATTAAAAACAAGTACCGATAAAGCGGAAATCTTATGCACCATTAATAAGGAGGAAAAATAG
- the zwf gene encoding glucose-6-phosphate dehydrogenase yields MTDELEQKALITIFGGTGDLANRKLYPSLYHLYSKGSLGDNFAVIGTARREWSNDFFRDKVKESIKDIDGSEKDADAFASHFYYQSHDVTNKESYLTLKDLSDELDAKYELDGNRLFYLAMAPNFFGTIASRIKSEGFVDTDGFHRLIIEKPFGHDLASAEELNNSLRQAFKEDEIYRIDHYLGKEMIQNISVIRFANSIIESLWNNRYIDNIQVTLTEVLGVEDRGRYYDESGALRDMVQNHILQIVSLLAMEPPINLSTREIRHEKVRALRSLRVFEGKEVHQSFIRGQYGPGEVDGKELKGYRQEDNVDPHSNTETFVAAKLEIDNFRWAGVPFYIRTGKRLAKKTTQIAIQFKDVPLNLFGQQQSLGGNVLVIHIQPDEGITLHLNVKEPGQGMVTMPVNLNYIHSSPDGMNTPEAYEKLILDCLRGDATYFSHWDEVSLSWNFIDHIADVWTNTKDHFPNYKSGSMGPKEADDLIQRDGFQWFPID; encoded by the coding sequence ATGACAGATGAGTTAGAACAAAAAGCACTGATTACTATTTTTGGCGGTACGGGAGATTTGGCAAATCGCAAACTTTACCCTTCGCTATATCATTTGTACAGTAAGGGATCTCTTGGCGACAATTTTGCCGTTATTGGAACGGCTCGTCGTGAATGGAGTAACGATTTCTTCCGTGATAAAGTAAAAGAGTCTATCAAAGACATTGACGGTTCTGAAAAAGACGCAGATGCATTTGCTTCTCACTTCTACTATCAATCTCATGATGTGACAAATAAAGAATCTTATCTAACTTTAAAAGATTTATCTGATGAATTAGATGCAAAATACGAATTAGATGGCAATCGCCTTTTCTATCTTGCAATGGCGCCAAATTTCTTTGGAACTATCGCAAGTCGCATTAAATCTGAAGGTTTTGTAGATACAGACGGTTTCCATCGTTTAATTATCGAAAAACCATTCGGCCATGATTTAGCTAGTGCGGAAGAATTAAACAATTCACTTCGTCAAGCTTTCAAGGAAGATGAAATTTATCGTATTGACCATTATTTAGGAAAAGAAATGATCCAAAATATCTCGGTTATTCGTTTTGCAAACTCCATCATTGAATCACTTTGGAATAATCGTTACATCGATAACATCCAAGTTACTTTAACTGAGGTACTTGGAGTGGAAGATCGTGGGCGTTATTACGATGAAAGTGGTGCGCTTCGAGACATGGTTCAAAACCATATCTTACAAATTGTTTCTTTACTTGCAATGGAGCCACCGATTAACTTATCTACTCGCGAGATTCGTCATGAAAAAGTTCGCGCGCTTCGTTCTTTACGCGTTTTTGAAGGAAAAGAAGTGCATCAAAGCTTTATCCGTGGTCAATATGGTCCCGGTGAAGTCGATGGCAAAGAGTTAAAAGGTTATCGTCAAGAAGATAATGTGGATCCTCATTCCAATACGGAAACATTTGTTGCAGCCAAGCTTGAAATCGATAATTTCCGCTGGGCTGGCGTACCATTTTACATTCGCACTGGTAAACGTCTTGCGAAGAAAACAACGCAAATTGCGATTCAGTTTAAAGATGTCCCACTAAACTTATTCGGGCAACAACAATCACTTGGTGGTAATGTGCTTGTTATTCATATCCAACCGGACGAAGGTATTACACTTCATTTGAACGTAAAAGAACCTGGTCAAGGTATGGTTACGATGCCAGTCAACTTGAATTATATTCATTCCTCTCCAGACGGCATGAACACACCTGAGGCTTACGAAAAATTGATTCTAGACTGTCTTCGCGGTGACGCGACTTACTTCTCTCACTGGGATGAAGTATCGCTATCATGGAACTTTATCGACCATATAGCAGATGTTTGGACAAATACGAAAGATCATTTCCCGAACTACAAATCCGGTTCAATGGGGCCAAAAGAAGCAGACGACCTCATTCAACGCGACGGATTCCAGTGGTTCCCGATCGATTAA